A single region of the Acidithiobacillus acidisediminis genome encodes:
- a CDS encoding NAD-dependent epimerase, with translation MDGRILVTGAAGFIGFHLSRRLLAEGYSVYGIDNLNAYYDSALKQARLALLESHPGFQFQRLDLANREGMSTLFARYPFTAVVTLAAQAGVRHSLKAPHDYADSNLLGFLNVLEGCRQQQVQHLLFASSSSVYGANSQLPYSVHDPVDHPVSLYAASKRAGELMAHSYAHLYRIPCTGLRFFTVYGPWGRPDMAYFSFTQKILAGEKLPIFNHGQMQRDFTYIDDIVEAVTRLLPLPPSPQQSWPRDPASSAAPFRLYNIGNHQPVALLEFVRLLEEALGQKADLELLPMQDGDVHATYAEVSELQQTVDFAPRTALATGLQRFVHWYRDYYGA, from the coding sequence ATGGATGGCAGGATACTCGTAACTGGGGCAGCAGGATTCATTGGCTTTCATTTGAGTCGCCGACTCCTCGCCGAAGGCTACAGTGTGTACGGCATCGACAATCTCAATGCCTACTATGACTCAGCCCTGAAGCAGGCGCGTCTGGCCTTGCTGGAGAGCCATCCCGGGTTTCAATTTCAGCGCCTTGACCTGGCTAATCGTGAGGGCATGAGCACACTCTTTGCCCGCTATCCGTTCACTGCTGTGGTCACCCTCGCCGCCCAGGCCGGCGTGCGCCATTCCTTGAAGGCCCCGCATGATTATGCCGACAGCAATCTCCTGGGTTTCCTCAACGTCCTCGAGGGCTGCCGACAACAGCAGGTCCAGCACTTACTCTTTGCCTCCTCCAGTTCGGTGTACGGTGCCAACAGCCAGTTGCCCTATAGTGTGCACGATCCGGTAGACCACCCCGTCAGCCTTTACGCGGCGAGTAAGCGGGCAGGGGAGCTGATGGCCCATAGTTACGCCCATCTCTACCGTATTCCCTGCACCGGTCTGCGCTTCTTCACTGTCTATGGCCCGTGGGGTCGGCCCGACATGGCCTACTTCAGCTTTACGCAGAAAATCCTGGCAGGAGAAAAGCTGCCGATCTTCAATCATGGTCAGATGCAGCGCGACTTCACCTACATCGATGATATTGTCGAAGCAGTCACCCGCCTGTTGCCTCTCCCCCCGTCGCCCCAACAGAGCTGGCCGCGCGACCCAGCTAGCAGCGCGGCACCCTTCCGTCTCTATAATATCGGTAATCACCAGCCCGTTGCCCTGCTGGAATTTGTGCGTCTTCTGGAGGAGGCATTGGGCCAGAAAGCCGATCTGGAACTCCTCCCTATGCAGGATGGCGACGTGCATGCTACCTATGCCGAGGTTTCGGAACTTCAGCAGACTGTAGACTTTGCCCCACGCACCGCGCTTGCGACCGGCTTGCAACGTTTTG
- the rfaD gene encoding ADP-glyceromanno-heptose 6-epimerase — translation MHIVTGGAGFIGANLVHALNQRGISDILVSDHLERPDKFRNLADLDIRDYFEAESFLPALLAGRFGKIDAIFHQGACSDTMASDGRYVMENNFAHSKALFHWCQEHQVPFLYASSASVYGMTGQFSEDRSAEKPLNVYAFSKFQFDQYLRAQWSELRAPVHGFRFFNVYGPREFHKGRMASVALHFSRQYRQEGQVRLFAGSDGYADGEQRRDFIHVDDIVAVNLHFLEQPRSGIYNVGTGKAQSFNEVAVAVIQAIDENAGNPIRSGAELQAQGILQYVPMPEALHGKYQSFTEADIRNLRSAGYHAPFLDVQTGVRRYIAWLQDKD, via the coding sequence ATGCATATAGTCACCGGCGGCGCGGGATTCATTGGCGCCAATCTCGTCCACGCACTGAATCAACGGGGAATATCTGACATTCTGGTCAGTGATCATCTAGAGCGGCCAGACAAGTTTCGCAATTTGGCCGATCTGGACATTCGGGATTATTTTGAGGCGGAGAGTTTTCTGCCAGCACTTCTCGCTGGGCGCTTCGGGAAAATTGACGCTATTTTCCATCAAGGGGCCTGTTCCGACACCATGGCCAGCGATGGCCGCTACGTGATGGAGAACAACTTTGCCCACAGCAAGGCGCTGTTCCATTGGTGCCAGGAACATCAGGTACCCTTTTTGTATGCTTCCAGCGCCTCGGTTTATGGCATGACTGGCCAGTTCAGCGAGGACCGCTCTGCAGAGAAGCCGCTGAATGTCTACGCCTTCAGCAAGTTTCAGTTTGACCAATATCTTCGAGCGCAGTGGTCAGAACTGCGCGCACCCGTGCATGGCTTTCGCTTTTTCAATGTCTATGGACCGCGGGAATTTCACAAAGGACGCATGGCCTCGGTGGCGTTGCATTTTTCTCGGCAGTATCGCCAGGAAGGCCAGGTGCGCCTCTTTGCCGGCAGCGATGGTTACGCTGATGGCGAGCAGCGGCGCGACTTCATTCACGTCGATGACATCGTTGCCGTGAATCTGCATTTCCTCGAACAGCCGCGATCCGGTATCTACAATGTGGGGACAGGAAAGGCGCAGAGCTTCAACGAGGTTGCTGTCGCGGTCATCCAGGCCATCGACGAAAATGCGGGCAACCCGATCCGTAGCGGCGCCGAGCTGCAGGCACAAGGGATCCTGCAATACGTGCCTATGCCTGAGGCCTTGCACGGCAAATACCAGAGTTTCACCGAGGCAGATATCCGCAACCTGCGCAGCGCTGGCTATCACGCCCCCTTTCTCGACGTGCAGACTGGGGTTAGGCGCTATATCGCATGGTTACAGGATAAGGATTGA
- a CDS encoding cation:proton antiporter yields MPDQSLLTVVVLLAAAVLLVATARKIRLPPIISYLLVGMLLGPHALALVPDEERMRHLAEFGVVFLMFSIGLEFSLAQFVRMRRLVFGLGGVQVVLTALVFLGVALSFSLSWQTGAALGGILAMSSTAMVVRALAERLETQSRHGRIAISILLFQDLAVIPLLILIPALAGSTETLPHDLAIAGGKAVLALLLLVLIGRPLISPWFEWVAARKSNELFMLNLLLVTLGLAWITEAAGLSLALGAFIAGMLLAETAYRYQVEADIASFRDILLGLFFVTIGMMVNVPVLLTYLPWVLLVLALIFLLKGGLVWAICRLTGFENGVSVRSAVVLAQAGEFGFVLISLASQKNLLPADVLQPVLGAMLLSMLLAPVLVQYNGQIARLLAPAYRNRRQQVLEEVRQQDMREHVIICGYGRVGQSIARVLEDEGVPYLALDLDPTRVRQAQAAGESIFYGDASRRDMLQAAGIFHARALVITYGNAQESARVLAVAKELRPQIPSVVRAHDDSQMEALEAAGADEVIPEVTEGALMLASQTLLQIGFPLSTVLRRVRRFRQERYSLFRGNFWGGSEPGEEQSSPRLFSISLGETAYAVGRRLGDLPLEKLGVRIAAVRRFGIRGRDPSPDTLLRQRDVLVLFGSPESLTEAERYVLHGDQEEKPAATVEPV; encoded by the coding sequence ATGCCCGATCAATCCTTATTGACCGTCGTCGTTTTGCTGGCTGCTGCAGTGCTCCTGGTTGCTACCGCCCGCAAGATACGCTTGCCGCCAATCATTTCCTATCTGCTGGTAGGAATGCTGCTGGGTCCGCATGCGTTGGCTTTGGTGCCCGATGAAGAGCGGATGCGCCACCTGGCAGAATTCGGCGTGGTATTCCTCATGTTCAGTATCGGCCTGGAATTCAGCCTGGCGCAATTCGTTCGCATGCGCCGCTTGGTCTTTGGCCTGGGTGGGGTACAGGTCGTTCTGACCGCCCTCGTCTTCCTGGGGGTCGCACTCTCCTTTTCCTTGTCTTGGCAAACCGGTGCTGCCTTGGGTGGCATCCTGGCCATGTCCTCCACGGCGATGGTGGTCCGTGCCCTTGCCGAGCGTCTTGAAACCCAGAGCCGGCACGGGCGGATTGCCATCAGTATCCTGCTTTTTCAGGATTTGGCGGTTATTCCCCTGCTCATCCTCATCCCGGCCTTGGCCGGTTCGACAGAAACCCTCCCCCACGATCTGGCCATAGCGGGTGGCAAGGCGGTTTTAGCGCTGCTGTTGTTGGTGTTGATTGGCAGACCATTGATCAGCCCCTGGTTTGAATGGGTGGCGGCGCGCAAGTCGAATGAGTTGTTCATGCTCAACCTCCTCTTGGTTACCTTGGGCCTGGCCTGGATTACCGAAGCTGCTGGACTCTCCCTGGCCCTCGGCGCCTTCATTGCCGGCATGCTCCTGGCGGAAACCGCGTACCGCTATCAGGTGGAGGCAGATATTGCCTCCTTCCGCGACATTCTGTTGGGGCTCTTTTTTGTCACCATCGGCATGATGGTCAATGTGCCGGTCCTCCTGACCTACCTGCCTTGGGTCCTGTTGGTGCTGGCATTGATCTTTCTGCTCAAGGGGGGCTTGGTCTGGGCCATTTGCCGTCTCACCGGCTTCGAAAATGGCGTATCGGTTCGCAGTGCCGTGGTCCTGGCGCAAGCCGGAGAATTTGGCTTTGTGCTGATTTCTCTCGCGAGTCAGAAAAATCTTTTACCTGCAGACGTGTTGCAGCCAGTGCTCGGTGCCATGCTGCTTTCCATGCTGCTGGCACCGGTATTGGTGCAGTACAACGGACAAATTGCCCGCCTTCTCGCGCCGGCCTATCGCAACCGCCGCCAGCAGGTTCTGGAAGAGGTACGGCAGCAAGATATGCGGGAGCATGTCATCATCTGTGGCTATGGACGCGTGGGTCAGAGCATTGCCCGGGTGTTGGAGGATGAAGGCGTTCCCTATCTCGCCCTGGACCTCGACCCAACGCGTGTCCGTCAGGCACAGGCCGCTGGAGAGTCGATTTTCTATGGTGACGCCAGTCGCCGCGATATGCTGCAGGCCGCCGGGATTTTTCATGCGCGTGCTCTGGTTATTACCTATGGAAATGCGCAGGAATCAGCGCGGGTCTTGGCAGTGGCCAAAGAGTTGCGACCGCAGATTCCGAGTGTAGTGCGCGCTCATGACGACAGTCAGATGGAAGCTCTGGAGGCTGCTGGTGCGGATGAGGTCATCCCTGAGGTGACCGAGGGGGCGCTGATGTTGGCCTCCCAGACCCTGCTGCAGATCGGCTTTCCGTTGAGCACGGTGCTTCGCCGGGTACGGCGTTTTCGGCAAGAGCGCTACAGTCTGTTCCGGGGAAATTTTTGGGGCGGATCAGAGCCTGGTGAGGAGCAATCCTCCCCCCGTCTTTTTTCGATTTCCCTGGGTGAAACGGCGTATGCCGTCGGACGTCGATTGGGAGACTTGCCGTTGGAGAAGCTTGGCGTGCGGATTGCTGCGGTGCGCCGTTTCGGCATTCGTGGGCGGGACCCCTCCCCAGACACGTTGCTGCGCCAGAGGGATGTATTGGTGCTTTTTGGGTCGCCGGAATCCTTGACGGAGGCGGAGCGCTACGTGCTCCATGGTGATCAAGAGGAGAAACCCGCGGCCACGGTCGAGCCAGTCTAA
- a CDS encoding fumarylacetoacetate hydrolase family protein yields the protein MRWSLMEIAKRPEIVVWRDENAYLLSDLGKDFSPAEVLHPSARLLDCWQQDCCWSNPVDLREGRYLPPILGQKILCAGLNYRDHIEETKSKAPAFPNLFIRYPDSLVGHEQAIEIPSLSSQLDYEVELAVVLGRPLSGALSREEALAAVAGYSIFNDGSVRDLQFRSSQWTLGKNVAHTGAMGPWVVSADELPEAGRGLTLQTWIEKECLQDGNTADLIFDVADLLIAIAAAIPLGAGDVLATGTPAGVGFSRQPPRFLQAGEICELRIDGIGALRNPIRQAG from the coding sequence ATGCGTTGGAGTTTGATGGAAATCGCCAAAAGGCCGGAAATTGTAGTCTGGCGCGATGAGAACGCTTATCTTCTGAGCGATCTGGGCAAGGATTTTAGCCCTGCCGAGGTATTGCATCCCAGCGCCCGGCTGTTGGACTGCTGGCAACAGGATTGCTGCTGGTCGAATCCGGTGGATCTGCGCGAAGGACGCTATCTGCCACCGATATTGGGGCAAAAAATTCTTTGTGCTGGCCTGAATTACCGCGATCATATCGAGGAAACCAAGAGTAAGGCGCCGGCATTCCCCAACCTCTTCATACGCTACCCGGATTCTCTGGTGGGCCACGAGCAAGCCATCGAAATTCCGTCGCTATCTTCTCAGTTGGACTACGAAGTCGAACTGGCAGTTGTCCTGGGTCGGCCACTATCTGGCGCTCTCAGTCGGGAAGAGGCCTTGGCGGCAGTCGCCGGTTATAGCATTTTCAATGATGGTAGTGTTCGCGACCTTCAGTTTCGCAGCAGTCAGTGGACCTTGGGTAAGAATGTGGCTCATACGGGGGCAATGGGCCCCTGGGTGGTCAGTGCTGACGAATTACCGGAGGCAGGCAGAGGCTTGACGCTGCAGACCTGGATTGAGAAGGAATGTCTTCAGGATGGCAATACGGCAGATCTGATCTTCGACGTAGCCGACCTACTGATCGCCATCGCTGCCGCCATTCCTCTCGGTGCTGGCGATGTGTTAGCCACCGGTACCCCAGCCGGAGTGGGATTCAGCCGGCAGCCTCCACGATTTCTGCAGGCAGGAGAAATCTGCGAGCTGCGCATTGACGGGATCGGTGCTTTGCGGAATCCCATCCGGCAGGCAGGATAA
- the speA gene encoding biosynthetic arginine decarboxylase, with amino-acid sequence MDWAPEDTSNLYNLAHWGEGFFEVGNDGQLWVRPNGASDPARAGLADIIARLRGQSLGLPCLLRFPQILQQRLQALQQAFAQAMQRENYGAGYTPVYPIKVNQQRRVVEEILHAGAGCLGLEAGSKPELLTVLALMPVGGTVICNGYKDAEYIRLALMGERLGLKVYLVVEKSAELPRILQISREMQVQPRIGVRARLASAGAGKWQNTGGEKSKFGLSSTEILRLVADLAAADALDCLQLLHFHLGSQIPNIQYIHGGMRECARLYAELRRLGADLRVVDVGGGLGVDYEGTHSRAYCSTNYRLEDYAQAVVGGLAEICRQEALPEPQIISESGRALTAHHAVLLFDVIDVEAAAGESLAENDLPKDHSNPWVRLLARVQHSPDARTALEVYQEAVFRLGEEQQEFKLGLLDLAGRAQAERLYAHLMWRCRALLDPAKRAHREILDELEEKLLDKYFANFSLFQSLPDVWAIDQVFPIMPIQRLTERPDRRARLEDITCDSDGRIDAYVTADGLSPTLPVHSLRPEEPYYLAVFLVGAYQEILGDMHNLFGDTDAVNVLCEPNGAVRLEGAVPGDTVAEVLQYVQFSADELLRQFERKLAHSSQIPASERETFLRDFRDGLQGYTYLE; translated from the coding sequence ATGGATTGGGCGCCGGAAGATACGAGTAATCTCTATAATCTTGCCCATTGGGGCGAGGGATTTTTCGAGGTCGGCAATGACGGCCAGCTCTGGGTACGGCCCAATGGTGCCTCAGATCCGGCGCGTGCTGGACTCGCCGACATTATCGCGCGGCTACGCGGCCAAAGCCTGGGTTTGCCCTGTCTATTGCGTTTCCCGCAAATCCTTCAGCAGCGTTTACAGGCACTGCAACAGGCCTTTGCGCAGGCCATGCAGCGTGAGAACTATGGCGCCGGCTACACGCCGGTCTATCCGATCAAGGTCAATCAGCAACGCCGCGTCGTCGAGGAGATTCTCCATGCCGGTGCGGGATGTCTGGGCCTCGAGGCAGGCAGTAAACCCGAACTCCTGACGGTCCTGGCCCTGATGCCGGTCGGCGGCACCGTGATCTGCAATGGCTACAAGGATGCAGAGTATATCCGTCTGGCCTTGATGGGCGAACGATTGGGCCTGAAGGTCTATCTCGTCGTCGAAAAGAGTGCTGAATTACCGCGCATCCTGCAGATCAGCCGCGAGATGCAAGTGCAGCCGCGTATTGGTGTGCGGGCCCGCCTGGCCTCTGCCGGTGCCGGAAAATGGCAGAACACCGGCGGCGAAAAATCGAAATTTGGTCTCTCGTCTACAGAAATTCTGCGCCTTGTCGCCGATCTTGCTGCCGCAGATGCGTTGGATTGCCTGCAGTTGCTGCATTTTCACCTGGGCTCGCAAATCCCCAACATTCAATACATCCATGGCGGTATGCGCGAGTGCGCGCGGCTCTATGCAGAATTGCGTCGCCTCGGGGCGGATTTGCGTGTGGTTGACGTCGGCGGGGGTTTGGGCGTCGATTATGAAGGAACGCACTCCCGGGCCTACTGCTCCACCAATTATCGCCTCGAGGACTACGCCCAGGCCGTGGTGGGCGGTCTGGCCGAGATCTGTCGCCAGGAGGCACTACCCGAGCCTCAGATCATCTCAGAATCAGGACGTGCCCTGACAGCGCATCATGCCGTGCTCTTATTTGATGTCATCGATGTCGAAGCAGCAGCCGGGGAGTCCCTGGCGGAAAATGATCTTCCCAAGGATCACAGTAATCCGTGGGTCAGACTGCTCGCACGCGTCCAACACAGTCCCGACGCGCGCACAGCCCTGGAAGTCTACCAAGAGGCCGTTTTTCGACTGGGCGAGGAGCAACAGGAATTCAAACTGGGTCTGCTCGATTTGGCGGGCAGGGCACAGGCGGAGCGACTGTACGCGCACTTGATGTGGCGCTGTCGCGCCCTGCTGGATCCGGCCAAGCGCGCCCACCGGGAGATCCTCGACGAATTGGAAGAAAAACTCCTGGACAAATATTTTGCCAATTTTTCGCTGTTCCAATCCTTACCGGATGTTTGGGCCATCGACCAGGTCTTTCCCATCATGCCCATACAACGGCTGACAGAGCGTCCGGATCGTCGTGCCCGACTGGAGGACATTACCTGCGACTCCGATGGCCGCATCGATGCCTACGTCACCGCGGACGGTCTGAGTCCCACCCTGCCAGTACATTCCTTGCGGCCCGAAGAGCCGTATTACCTTGCCGTATTTCTGGTTGGCGCCTACCAGGAAATACTCGGTGACATGCATAATCTCTTTGGCGATACCGATGCCGTCAATGTGCTTTGTGAGCCCAACGGCGCCGTCCGCCTGGAAGGTGCCGTACCGGGAGATACCGTGGCCGAGGTATTGCAGTATGTGCAATTTTCGGCAGATGAATTGTTGCGCCAATTCGAGAGAAAGCTTGCACACAGTAGCCAGATCCCGGCCTCGGAACGGGAAACCTTTCTGCGTGATTTCCGCGACGGCTTGCAGGGCTATACCTACCTGGAGTAA
- a CDS encoding PhoH family protein, producing the protein MTAESVARQQRLYVLDTNVLMHDPASLFRFQEHDILLPMIVLEELDQHKKGLSEQARNVRQVSRHLDEMLANDSDLEAGLPLPYAQGRLFFQTAAYQQKLPEDLAGGKADHEILAVTLALQNLRPDREVILVSKDINLRIKGRTLGIHVEDYQNDRALEDADLLYTGVDNLAPDFWDHHSRDLDAWQENGRSFYRLRGPAVEYWHPNQFIQLSPQGDQREDFSAIIRTVAPDHAIIERINDYRTERNAVWGIRARNREQNYALALLLDPEIDFVSILGPAGTGKTLLTLAAALQQIFEEKRYSEAIITRATVPVGDEIGFLPGTEEEKMQPWMGAIEDNLEILSRGPEGAGAWGRSATQDLIGKRLRIKSMSFMRGRTFLEKFVIVDEAQNLTSKEMKTLITRAGPGTKVVCLGNIAQIDTPYLTETTSGLTYVVDRFKNWEHSGHITLRRGERSRLADYANEAL; encoded by the coding sequence ATGACAGCGGAATCGGTTGCGCGACAGCAGCGCCTCTACGTTCTCGACACCAATGTCCTGATGCACGATCCGGCGTCGCTGTTCCGGTTCCAGGAACACGACATCCTCCTGCCGATGATTGTCCTGGAGGAGCTCGATCAGCATAAAAAGGGGCTGAGCGAGCAGGCGCGCAATGTGCGCCAGGTCAGTCGGCACCTGGACGAAATGCTCGCTAACGATAGTGATCTCGAGGCAGGCCTGCCGTTACCGTATGCCCAGGGTCGCCTTTTCTTTCAAACCGCCGCCTACCAGCAGAAACTCCCAGAAGATCTGGCCGGCGGCAAGGCCGACCACGAGATTCTCGCCGTTACCCTGGCCTTGCAGAATTTACGCCCCGACCGCGAAGTGATTCTGGTCAGCAAGGACATCAACCTGCGGATCAAGGGTCGCACCCTGGGAATCCATGTTGAAGACTACCAGAACGATCGCGCCCTGGAAGATGCCGATCTGCTCTATACCGGCGTAGACAACCTGGCGCCCGATTTCTGGGACCATCACAGTCGCGATCTCGACGCGTGGCAGGAAAACGGACGTAGTTTCTATCGCCTGCGCGGCCCGGCGGTGGAGTACTGGCATCCCAACCAATTCATTCAGCTCAGCCCGCAAGGAGATCAGCGCGAAGATTTTTCTGCGATCATCCGCACGGTCGCGCCGGATCACGCCATCATCGAGCGGATCAATGATTACCGCACAGAACGGAATGCGGTATGGGGTATTCGCGCGCGCAATCGCGAACAAAATTATGCCCTGGCCTTGCTTCTCGATCCGGAGATTGATTTTGTCAGCATCCTCGGGCCAGCGGGCACTGGGAAGACCCTGCTCACCCTGGCAGCAGCGTTACAGCAGATTTTCGAGGAAAAACGCTATAGCGAGGCTATCATTACCCGAGCAACAGTGCCCGTTGGCGACGAGATTGGCTTTTTGCCCGGCACAGAAGAAGAAAAAATGCAGCCCTGGATGGGCGCCATCGAGGACAATCTGGAAATCCTCTCCCGTGGTCCCGAGGGGGCAGGGGCTTGGGGCCGTAGCGCTACCCAGGATCTGATCGGCAAGCGCTTGCGGATCAAGTCCATGAGCTTCATGCGCGGGCGTACCTTCCTGGAAAAATTTGTCATCGTCGATGAGGCACAGAACCTCACCTCGAAGGAGATGAAGACCCTCATCACCCGCGCCGGGCCTGGCACCAAGGTCGTCTGCCTCGGCAATATCGCGCAGATCGATACCCCCTATCTCACCGAGACCACCTCAGGCCTGACCTATGTGGTGGATCGTTTCAAGAACTGGGAGCACAGTGGCCACATCACCCTCCGTCGTGGCGAGCGCTCGCGCCTGGCAGACTACGCCAACGAAGCGCTGTAG
- a CDS encoding peroxiredoxin — MAEPLELGQVAPEFNAKNQRDESIDSKNLRGKIVVLYFYPKDDTPGCTTEGQEFTGLYPQFQAAGAEILGVSRDSVASHLKFACKYEFPFSLLSDPDEALCRAYDVIQEKKNYGKVYLGIERSTFVIDRNGRLAYIERKVKAAGHAEKILGIVQKLAE, encoded by the coding sequence ATGGCAGAACCATTGGAACTCGGTCAAGTAGCCCCAGAGTTCAACGCAAAAAATCAGCGTGATGAATCCATAGACTCCAAAAACCTGCGTGGCAAGATCGTGGTGCTCTACTTCTATCCCAAGGACGATACACCGGGCTGTACCACCGAAGGACAGGAATTTACCGGGCTTTATCCCCAATTTCAGGCCGCGGGCGCCGAAATCCTTGGAGTTTCCCGGGATAGTGTTGCCAGTCATCTGAAATTTGCCTGCAAGTACGAATTTCCCTTCTCCTTGCTCTCCGATCCCGATGAAGCGCTCTGTCGCGCATACGATGTGATCCAGGAAAAGAAGAATTATGGCAAGGTGTACCTGGGCATCGAGCGCAGCACCTTCGTGATCGATCGCAATGGTCGACTTGCCTATATCGAACGCAAGGTGAAGGCTGCAGGACACGCAGAAAAAATTCTGGGCATCGTCCAAAAGCTCGCCGAATGA
- a CDS encoding Fur family transcriptional regulator, which produces MARALDITAQTTEAENRVRAAGQRPTRARLQILQALLDLAQPVSHTEIQEHIQSRWAENIDRVTLYRGLEWLVQHQLSHRITADDRVWRFSAINPEHPSHPHFHCVRCGQVLCLPESQLPAPQLPADYRVKEVEVVVNGICPHCQRSAPEWPGHHPSGD; this is translated from the coding sequence ATGGCACGGGCATTAGACATAACGGCACAAACGACAGAAGCGGAGAACAGAGTCCGGGCGGCGGGGCAGCGGCCAACCCGTGCTCGCCTGCAAATTCTGCAAGCCCTGCTCGATTTGGCGCAGCCGGTCAGTCATACCGAGATTCAGGAGCATATTCAGAGCCGTTGGGCAGAGAATATCGATCGGGTCACCCTCTATCGCGGCTTGGAATGGCTGGTGCAGCATCAGCTCAGCCACCGCATCACCGCCGACGACAGAGTCTGGCGCTTCAGTGCCATCAATCCCGAGCATCCGTCTCATCCGCACTTTCATTGCGTGCGCTGTGGTCAGGTCCTCTGTCTTCCGGAGAGCCAGCTCCCAGCACCACAGCTTCCTGCGGACTATCGGGTAAAAGAAGTCGAGGTCGTGGTCAACGGTATTTGTCCCCATTGCCAGCGTTCGGCCCCGGAATGGCCGGGGCATCATCCATCGGGCGATTGA
- a CDS encoding HAD-IA family hydrolase: MSHLRALIFDVDGTLADTERDAHRVAFNQAFAEFSLPFQWDVPTYGKYLKITGGKERLRGFLADHPQYPQLSATDIRAIHQRKTLIYGEIIAQGVAPLRPGIHRLLAEAETAGLRLAIATTTTPDNVAALLQSNLGEEGWGRFDYIGAGDIVPHKKPAADIYTHVLQRLELLPGECLALEDSENGLRSALGAQLPVLITQTDYTAGQDFSGALRVLDQLGEPGAPGKVLEGPEAGREVVTDLVLLQHWFTRG, encoded by the coding sequence ATGTCTCATCTGCGCGCCCTCATTTTTGACGTCGATGGAACTCTGGCCGATACAGAGCGCGACGCGCATCGCGTGGCCTTCAACCAGGCCTTCGCGGAATTTTCTCTGCCCTTCCAATGGGATGTCCCTACCTACGGCAAGTACCTCAAGATCACCGGTGGCAAGGAACGCCTGCGCGGCTTTCTCGCTGATCATCCGCAGTATCCACAACTGAGCGCCACCGACATTCGCGCGATACACCAACGCAAGACCTTGATTTATGGAGAGATCATCGCCCAGGGGGTTGCTCCCCTGCGTCCGGGCATCCACCGCCTCCTCGCAGAAGCAGAGACAGCTGGACTACGCCTGGCGATTGCCACCACGACCACACCAGACAATGTCGCGGCCTTATTGCAGAGCAATCTGGGGGAAGAGGGATGGGGCCGCTTTGATTACATTGGTGCCGGGGACATCGTTCCACACAAAAAGCCAGCGGCGGACATCTACACGCACGTCCTGCAGCGTCTGGAGCTTTTGCCAGGTGAATGTCTAGCCCTGGAGGATTCCGAGAATGGCTTGCGGTCGGCCCTGGGTGCTCAGTTGCCGGTCTTGATCACCCAGACGGATTACACTGCGGGCCAGGATTTTTCTGGTGCCCTCCGGGTGCTGGATCAGCTGGGCGAGCCTGGTGCACCAGGAAAAGTCCTCGAGGGACCAGAGGCCGGTCGAGAAGTCGTCACCGATCTCGTCCTGCTGCAACATTGGTTCACCCGGGGCTGA
- the dksA gene encoding RNA polymerase-binding protein DksA: MTDSAAAITPKNPQELQAFTPYQPGADEEYMSAGQIAHFRKILEDWRSELMAEVDRTVQNLQVENVNYSDPNDRASLETDMGLELRARDRERKLIRKINQALGRIDAGEYGYCEACGVEIGLRRLEARPTATLCIDCKTLEEKRERQMAPD, translated from the coding sequence ATGACGGATAGCGCTGCGGCAATCACGCCCAAAAACCCGCAAGAGCTTCAGGCCTTCACCCCGTATCAACCGGGAGCCGATGAAGAATACATGAGCGCCGGCCAGATCGCGCACTTTCGTAAGATTCTGGAAGACTGGCGTAGCGAGTTGATGGCGGAAGTCGACCGTACGGTGCAGAACCTGCAGGTGGAAAATGTCAACTATTCCGACCCGAATGACCGGGCTAGTCTGGAAACCGATATGGGGCTGGAACTGCGGGCGCGGGACCGCGAGCGCAAGCTCATTCGCAAGATCAACCAAGCACTCGGGCGCATTGATGCGGGGGAATATGGTTACTGCGAGGCTTGCGGTGTAGAGATCGGCCTGCGGCGTTTGGAAGCACGGCCCACGGCAACCTTGTGCATCGACTGCAAAACCCTCGAAGAGAAACGCGAACGGCAGATGGCCCCGGACTGA